One stretch of Deinococcus hopiensis KR-140 DNA includes these proteins:
- a CDS encoding vWA domain-containing protein yields MPYLKVPSRSNPTAFVFLVDQSGSMSEQLGDGSGRTKAQFVADAVNSQLMELVLRCTQGNNVRNYFHVAVIGYGKEVGPILEGQLSGRDLLPIEEIANNPLRIEDFKQVFDNGEEETTSTPVWLDPQFGGATPMCRALDYASALLQQHVAANPDCFPPAIINITDGQSTDGDPSQRASDIRSLSTSDGQVLFYNVHVSSTAGELVVFPDTTDELPDIYAKLLFSMSSLLPHVGLVRAGELGFAVSDASRGFMYNADPTALMHMLDIGTSTRRAATETV; encoded by the coding sequence ATGCCCTATTTGAAAGTTCCCTCCCGCTCCAATCCCACTGCCTTCGTCTTCCTGGTGGATCAATCCGGCTCCATGAGTGAGCAGCTCGGTGACGGCAGTGGCAGAACCAAGGCGCAATTCGTGGCCGACGCTGTAAACAGCCAACTGATGGAGCTTGTCCTGCGCTGCACGCAGGGCAACAATGTCCGCAACTACTTCCACGTTGCCGTAATCGGCTATGGCAAGGAGGTAGGTCCGATTCTGGAGGGTCAGCTGAGCGGCCGCGACCTGCTGCCCATCGAGGAGATTGCCAACAACCCCCTGCGAATCGAGGACTTCAAACAGGTCTTTGACAATGGAGAGGAGGAGACGACCTCCACCCCGGTCTGGCTGGATCCCCAGTTCGGTGGCGCCACCCCCATGTGCCGCGCCCTTGACTATGCGTCCGCCCTGCTTCAGCAGCACGTCGCGGCCAACCCGGACTGCTTTCCCCCGGCCATCATCAACATTACGGATGGCCAGTCCACAGACGGGGATCCCAGTCAGCGCGCCTCGGACATCCGCAGCCTGAGCACCTCCGACGGTCAGGTGTTGTTCTACAACGTGCATGTCAGTAGCACCGCTGGAGAACTCGTTGTATTTCCCGACACAACAGACGAACTGCCTGACATCTACGCCAAATTGTTGTTCTCCATGTCGAGCCTCCTGCCACACGTAGGCCTGGTCCGCGCGGGAGAGCTGGGCTTTGCGGTCTCCGACGCCTCACGCGGCTTCATGTACAACGCCGATCCCACGGCCCTCATGCACATGCTCGACATCGGAACGAGCACCCGTCGTGCGGCCACCGAGACGGTCTGA